In a genomic window of uncultured Sphaerochaeta sp.:
- a CDS encoding MarR family transcriptional regulator yields the protein MYTSLARHLAILHRHNQRYLNQVLKPYSLTSGEVGFLMSLYQAEGQTQEELSTALVIDKAATARALKVLIDKGYVTRTQDEKDKRCNRIHLTEHAKALEAELTNRVRRWNLDLMEQFGSETYEQLCAQLGMIQKELN from the coding sequence ATGTACACCAGTCTTGCACGCCACTTGGCAATTTTGCACCGACACAACCAACGCTACCTCAACCAGGTCCTCAAACCCTACAGCCTCACCAGCGGGGAAGTGGGCTTTCTGATGTCCCTCTACCAAGCCGAAGGACAGACGCAGGAAGAACTCTCCACAGCCCTGGTCATCGACAAGGCAGCAACCGCACGGGCCCTGAAAGTGCTCATCGACAAAGGCTATGTCACCCGAACCCAGGATGAGAAGGACAAACGGTGCAATCGCATCCACCTGACAGAACACGCCAAAGCTTTGGAAGCAGAGCTTACCAACCGGGTACGCAGGTGGAACCTGGACCTGATGGAGCAGTTCGGAAGCGAGACCTACGAACAACTCTGTGCACAACTGGGTATGATACAGAAGGAATTGAACTGA
- a CDS encoding beta-ketoacyl-ACP synthase III codes for MKPPHSIQITAVGSYAPSKVITNDELAELVDTSDEWIKSHTGIAERHIAEKGELTSDLAYKAIEDLFKRSGRNAGEIDGIVVATATPDFPGFPSTACLLAERLGSKGPALDVSAGCTGFIYALETARALIAVGTMKNALVVGAEKLSDVINWEDRNTCVLFGDGAGCVLLEANEEGIGIQDSLLKAEAAGSASLTIDPKEKHITMDGRSVYSFAVRTIGETIITLAERNNLKLTELDWIVPHQANQRIIAACAKRYGIDQDRFYLNIERYANTSAASIPLALSEMQHKGLLKEGQSVLLVGFGAGLTYGGTLLTWHQS; via the coding sequence GTGAAGCCTCCACATTCCATACAGATCACCGCAGTGGGCTCCTATGCCCCTTCCAAGGTGATCACCAATGACGAGTTGGCAGAACTTGTCGATACCAGTGACGAGTGGATCAAAAGCCACACTGGCATTGCCGAACGTCACATCGCAGAGAAGGGGGAGCTTACCAGCGACCTCGCCTACAAGGCCATTGAAGACCTTTTCAAACGAAGCGGAAGAAATGCCGGAGAGATCGATGGCATCGTCGTTGCCACGGCAACTCCCGATTTCCCCGGTTTCCCCTCCACTGCCTGCCTGCTTGCAGAACGGCTCGGAAGCAAGGGACCGGCCCTGGATGTCAGCGCCGGTTGCACCGGCTTCATCTACGCCCTGGAAACAGCCCGTGCCCTGATAGCTGTCGGCACCATGAAAAATGCCCTCGTCGTGGGTGCAGAGAAACTCAGCGATGTCATCAACTGGGAAGACCGCAATACCTGTGTCCTCTTCGGGGATGGGGCTGGGTGTGTCCTGCTTGAGGCAAACGAGGAAGGTATCGGTATCCAGGACAGCCTGCTCAAGGCTGAGGCGGCAGGCTCCGCTTCCCTGACCATCGATCCCAAGGAAAAACACATCACGATGGACGGAAGGTCTGTCTACTCCTTTGCCGTACGGACCATAGGGGAGACGATCATCACCCTGGCAGAACGCAACAACCTCAAGCTCACAGAACTCGACTGGATCGTCCCGCACCAGGCAAACCAGCGTATCATCGCTGCCTGTGCCAAACGCTATGGCATTGACCAGGATCGGTTCTACCTGAACATCGAACGGTATGCAAACACAAGCGCTGCATCCATACCGCTCGCCCTTTCGGAGATGCAGCACAAGGGCCTGCTCAAAGAGGGACAGAGCGTTCTGCTCGTCGGCTTTGGCGCTGGGCTCACCTACGGAGGAACATTATTGACATGGCACCAATCCTAG
- the fabG gene encoding 3-oxoacyl-[acyl-carrier-protein] reductase, with product MSERMHALVTGGSRGIGLAIIRELLSQGMEVWYLSRSKAEELERDVAHHVSCDMADRGQVEAALEAVIAEAKHIDVLVNNAGITRDGLIMRMKDEAWDEVLAVNLTSVFLTCRRLSRLMANQRKGSIINISSVVGIMGNGGQTNYAASKAGIIGFSKSLARELASRSVRVNVVAPGFISTSMTDVLGEQTKEQIKTQIPLGRIGNAEEVARSVAFLASENASYITGQVLAVDGGMSM from the coding sequence ATGAGTGAACGTATGCATGCATTGGTTACCGGCGGTTCGAGAGGAATCGGCCTTGCGATCATCCGGGAACTGCTCAGCCAAGGGATGGAAGTCTGGTACCTCTCCAGAAGCAAGGCAGAGGAACTGGAACGTGATGTGGCTCACCACGTAAGCTGTGATATGGCCGACCGAGGTCAGGTCGAAGCCGCACTCGAGGCTGTGATCGCTGAAGCGAAGCATATTGATGTCCTGGTAAACAATGCCGGCATCACCCGCGACGGCCTGATCATGCGCATGAAGGATGAGGCGTGGGATGAGGTGTTGGCAGTCAACCTTACGTCGGTCTTCCTCACCTGCCGCCGTCTCAGCCGCCTGATGGCGAACCAGAGAAAGGGCTCGATCATCAATATCAGCAGTGTGGTGGGCATCATGGGCAACGGGGGGCAGACCAACTATGCGGCCAGCAAGGCCGGCATCATCGGCTTCTCCAAGAGTCTTGCCCGTGAGCTTGCGTCCCGTTCGGTACGGGTGAATGTGGTTGCCCCCGGCTTCATCAGCACGTCCATGACCGATGTGCTGGGAGAGCAGACCAAGGAGCAGATCAAGACCCAGATTCCCCTTGGTCGCATCGGCAACGCAGAAGAGGTGGCCAGAAGTGTGGCCTTCCTCGCATCAGAGAATGCTTCCTACATCACCGGCCAGGTTCTGGCTGTTGATGGCGGGATGTCCATGTAA
- a CDS encoding MATE family efflux transporter, whose protein sequence is MQHTAEHANPLGTEPIFKLLMRFSIPAIVGMMVNALYNVVDRIFIGNSPSIGANGIAGITIAFPIMIILIALGVLFGIGGATLFSIRLGQKRNEEAEEALFTSFILLTGGGLVFLILGQIFMPTILRMFGASEQVLPYASSYLRVILMGSVFAVTSMGLNHFIRADGNPKVAMLSMFLGAGTNIILDPIFIYVLDWGMAGAALATIISQSFSFIWVISYFLGKRSRVKLRFAKHRIRLSVVRSIMTLGFPPFTLQIMSSILNVILNKTLILHGGDLGIAAMGIVHSLQTLLFMPVIGINQGVQPLISFNFGAKQYDRVKEAAKLGILSATAVILVGYAVTQLFPRTMVGMFNQDPALLNLGVYALRRWFLLTPLVGYQVIAGNFFQAIGKSKIALTLTLSRQGLFLIPAILLFAHFFGMQGILWSAPVADALSTVLTSVFFFRGMRDLEKKAAHI, encoded by the coding sequence ATGCAACACACAGCAGAACATGCAAACCCCTTGGGTACAGAACCAATTTTCAAGCTTCTGATGCGCTTCAGCATCCCGGCCATCGTCGGGATGATGGTCAACGCACTCTACAACGTCGTAGACCGCATCTTCATCGGCAACAGTCCCTCCATCGGGGCAAACGGGATAGCAGGCATCACCATCGCCTTCCCCATCATGATCATCCTCATTGCCCTGGGGGTGCTTTTCGGCATCGGAGGAGCTACCCTTTTCTCCATCCGCTTGGGCCAGAAAAGGAATGAGGAGGCCGAGGAAGCTCTCTTCACCTCCTTCATCCTGCTCACCGGAGGCGGTTTGGTCTTCCTTATCCTGGGGCAAATCTTCATGCCCACCATTCTGAGAATGTTCGGGGCAAGCGAGCAGGTGCTGCCCTATGCCTCAAGCTATCTCAGGGTCATCCTGATGGGCTCGGTCTTTGCCGTAACCAGCATGGGTCTGAATCACTTCATTCGTGCTGATGGCAACCCGAAGGTTGCGATGCTCTCGATGTTCCTCGGGGCTGGGACGAACATCATCCTCGACCCGATCTTCATCTATGTCCTGGATTGGGGCATGGCAGGAGCGGCCTTGGCAACCATCATCAGCCAAAGCTTCTCCTTCATCTGGGTCATCTCCTACTTTCTGGGAAAGCGCAGCCGCGTCAAGCTCAGATTTGCCAAGCACCGCATCCGTCTTTCGGTGGTCCGCTCGATCATGACGCTGGGCTTTCCCCCGTTCACCTTGCAGATCATGTCCAGCATCCTGAACGTAATCCTCAACAAGACGCTCATCCTCCACGGCGGGGACCTGGGCATTGCCGCAATGGGCATTGTCCACAGCCTGCAGACCCTGCTCTTCATGCCGGTCATCGGCATCAACCAGGGAGTTCAGCCGCTTATCAGCTTCAACTTCGGGGCAAAACAGTACGACCGGGTCAAGGAAGCTGCCAAACTCGGCATCCTCAGCGCCACGGCCGTGATCTTGGTGGGCTATGCGGTGACCCAGCTCTTTCCCCGCACCATGGTGGGAATGTTCAACCAGGATCCAGCGCTGCTCAATCTCGGGGTGTACGCCCTCAGGCGCTGGTTCCTGCTCACTCCCTTGGTGGGGTACCAGGTGATCGCCGGAAACTTCTTCCAGGCAATCGGCAAAAGCAAGATTGCCTTGACCCTTACCCTGTCCAGGCAAGGGCTCTTTCTGATTCCGGCAATCCTGCTCTTTGCACACTTCTTCGGCATGCAGGGCATCCTGTGGTCAGCCCCGGTAGCCGATGCACTCTCAACGGTACTTACCAGCGTCTTCTTCTTCCGAGGAATGCGTGACCTGGAGAAGAAGGCTGCCCACATCTAG
- the accB gene encoding acetyl-CoA carboxylase biotin carboxyl carrier protein, whose product MDTLNLEQVLSLFDNSTLSELELSCPTYTIKLKRSSAEQSQARPSAPVAKVAAAPEKAAKAEDKTEIITSPIVGTFYLTPAPDAPPYVRVGSTVQAKDVLCTIEAMKLMNQLEADYACEIVEILAKPESMVEFGQPLFKVRRI is encoded by the coding sequence ATGGACACCTTGAACCTTGAACAGGTACTTTCCCTTTTTGACAACAGTACACTCAGCGAGCTGGAACTATCCTGCCCCACCTATACGATCAAACTCAAGAGATCTTCTGCAGAACAGAGCCAAGCCAGGCCTTCGGCTCCCGTTGCCAAGGTTGCTGCAGCACCTGAGAAGGCAGCGAAGGCTGAAGACAAGACAGAAATCATCACCAGTCCCATCGTCGGTACATTCTACCTCACCCCGGCCCCGGATGCTCCTCCCTATGTACGGGTAGGCAGCACCGTCCAGGCAAAGGATGTGCTGTGCACCATCGAGGCCATGAAGCTGATGAATCAGCTGGAAGCGGACTATGCCTGCGAGATCGTCGAGATCCTGGCCAAGCCGGAGTCGATGGTTGAGTTCGGCCAGCCGCTCTTCAAGGTAAGACGCATATGA
- a CDS encoding biotin carboxylase N-terminal domain-containing protein, which yields MIGSILIANRGEIAVRVVRACRDLGIRAVVAYSQADADTLAVKLADEAVCIGPAPTQESYLNSKNIIVAACLKRCDAIHPGVGFLSENAAFAKAVEDAGLIFIGPKSETIALLGNKVEARKAALAAGLPITPGSKEAITDLADAKQSASQIGYPIILKASSGGGGRGMRIVRKESELEAALALARKEALLFFGDDSVHMERFLEQPRHLEIQLLSDGKGTVVHLGERDCSVQKNHQKLLEESPSPILSESLRKAMCDDSVRLFQELGYRGAGTVEYLVEDSAYYFMEVNARLQVEHPVSELVSSFDLVRAQIEVAQGKSLLLSQKDVQLSGYALECRINGLSAGRIEKFIMPSGPHVRVDTYLETGSVLSPYYDSLIAKIIVHAPSREQGLAIMQRALSEVEIVGVKTNLEEQKLLISSRPFTSGRFGTDLYAKVCDQEKKHA from the coding sequence ATGATAGGATCAATTCTCATTGCCAACCGCGGCGAGATAGCGGTACGTGTGGTCAGGGCCTGCAGGGACCTTGGCATCAGGGCGGTGGTTGCCTACTCCCAGGCAGACGCCGACACCCTGGCGGTCAAACTGGCTGACGAAGCGGTCTGCATTGGACCCGCTCCCACCCAGGAGAGTTACCTCAACAGCAAGAACATCATTGTGGCAGCCTGCCTCAAGCGCTGTGATGCCATCCACCCAGGTGTTGGCTTTCTCAGTGAGAACGCTGCCTTTGCCAAGGCAGTGGAGGATGCCGGCCTCATCTTCATCGGTCCGAAGAGCGAGACCATCGCCCTGCTGGGCAACAAGGTGGAGGCGCGCAAGGCAGCCTTGGCCGCCGGTCTTCCCATCACTCCGGGCAGCAAGGAAGCGATAACCGATCTTGCCGATGCCAAGCAGAGTGCAAGCCAGATCGGCTACCCGATCATCCTCAAGGCCTCCAGCGGAGGCGGGGGAAGGGGCATGCGCATCGTACGCAAGGAGAGCGAGCTGGAAGCAGCACTCGCCCTTGCCCGCAAGGAAGCCCTGCTCTTTTTCGGGGATGACTCGGTGCACATGGAGCGCTTTCTCGAACAGCCCAGGCATCTGGAAATCCAGTTGCTCAGCGACGGGAAAGGAACGGTAGTGCATCTTGGTGAACGGGACTGTTCGGTCCAGAAGAACCATCAGAAGCTGCTCGAAGAGAGCCCATCCCCCATCCTCAGTGAAAGCCTGAGAAAAGCAATGTGTGACGATTCTGTACGGCTCTTTCAGGAATTGGGTTATCGTGGGGCAGGAACTGTGGAGTATCTGGTGGAGGATTCGGCCTACTACTTCATGGAAGTGAATGCACGGTTGCAGGTTGAGCACCCGGTCAGCGAGCTGGTCAGCAGCTTTGACCTGGTCCGTGCCCAGATTGAGGTGGCGCAAGGAAAAAGCCTTCTGCTCAGCCAAAAGGATGTACAGCTCTCCGGCTATGCGCTGGAGTGCCGCATCAACGGCCTGAGTGCCGGCAGGATCGAGAAGTTCATCATGCCCAGCGGGCCTCATGTACGCGTGGATACCTACCTTGAGACCGGCTCGGTCCTCAGCCCCTATTACGACTCGTTGATCGCCAAGATCATTGTACATGCTCCCTCTCGCGAGCAAGGGCTTGCCATCATGCAACGCGCCCTCTCGGAGGTGGAGATCGTCGGGGTGAAGACCAACCTCGAGGAGCAGAAGCTTCTGATCTCGAGCAGGCCGTTCACCAGCGGACGCTTTGGTACCGACCTGTATGCAAAGGTCTGCGACCAGGAGAAGAAACATGCCTGA
- a CDS encoding ACP S-malonyltransferase, producing the protein MAPILALYPGQGSQSPGMALDLHQASKQVKELFSLASEAAHTDLYALLSTAGEDDLKQTRNAQLAITLASRSAYYRLREANCTFKAHSGFSLGELAAYAGGGILDDFTLFSIIEKRAALMDEMSEKATKTQGELGMAAIIGLGFSQVNEAIHASKLKGVYPSNDNGPAQVVVAGLAASIALLKPVLMEMGAKRVIPLKVSGPFHTPFMEEATESFLAFLETQTFSDPKELVISSVDGSVITTKEDARGHLARQLACPVRWTAVLANVKKLSASNPLSIAEVGYGTVLTGLCKNSGLDLVCRSLGTESAIQEFAKEMIL; encoded by the coding sequence ATGGCACCAATCCTAGCGCTTTATCCCGGCCAAGGCTCCCAGAGCCCTGGCATGGCCCTCGATCTTCATCAGGCAAGCAAGCAGGTCAAGGAGCTTTTCTCCCTGGCAAGCGAGGCAGCGCACACAGACCTGTATGCGCTGCTCAGCACCGCAGGTGAAGACGATCTGAAACAGACACGCAATGCCCAGCTTGCCATCACCCTGGCAAGCCGCAGTGCCTACTACCGGCTCAGGGAAGCAAACTGTACCTTCAAGGCTCACAGCGGCTTCAGCCTCGGCGAACTCGCTGCATATGCAGGAGGAGGCATCCTTGATGACTTCACCCTCTTCTCCATCATAGAGAAACGCGCCGCCTTGATGGACGAAATGTCAGAGAAGGCTACGAAAACGCAGGGTGAATTGGGTATGGCGGCCATCATCGGCCTTGGATTTTCCCAGGTGAATGAGGCTATACATGCATCCAAGCTTAAGGGGGTCTACCCTTCCAATGACAACGGCCCGGCCCAAGTTGTGGTCGCTGGCCTTGCCGCTTCCATCGCCCTTCTCAAGCCGGTTCTGATGGAAATGGGTGCCAAGCGTGTCATTCCCCTGAAGGTCAGCGGTCCCTTCCACACCCCTTTCATGGAGGAGGCGACCGAATCATTCCTGGCCTTCCTTGAGACGCAGACCTTTTCCGATCCGAAGGAGCTGGTGATCAGCAGTGTGGACGGGTCCGTCATCACCACGAAAGAGGATGCCCGCGGGCACCTTGCCCGCCAGCTGGCCTGTCCGGTCCGATGGACAGCAGTGCTCGCAAACGTAAAGAAGCTCTCAGCTTCAAACCCACTCTCCATTGCAGAGGTGGGATACGGGACAGTCCTGACTGGACTGTGCAAGAACAGTGGCCTTGACCTTGTTTGCAGGAGTTTGGGCACCGAATCAGCAATACAAGAGTTTGCAAAGGAAATGATACTATGA
- the fabF gene encoding beta-ketoacyl-ACP synthase II produces the protein MSELERVVVTGMGTVNPLGTSVEQFWNHIKEGVSGIGPITKFDTTDYPAKIAGEVRDFDPSDLLDRKETRGMADFTKFAVHAAVQAMNQAKLEAGSFDPYRSGVYLGNGIGGFEVVEENLYKLYERGPHAVAPLTIPKLISNEAAGNIAIHFGMQGPCHTTVTACASGTDAIGDAFNAIRFGQVDVALSGGTEAAITKLSVAGFCRLQALATRYNDTPQIASRPFDKERDGFIMGEGAGMLVLESLSHAKKRGATILGEIAGYSMTCDAYHLTAPNPDGEGAARAMQGALAMAGAKLEEVDYINAHGTSTAANDSMETKAIKRVFGDHAYKLKVSSTKSMTSHLIAAAGAVEAIVCLLAIRDQYFPCTLNLTNPDSECDLDYVPNQGKGGTIRYAMSNSLGFGGHNGVLVFKAYNPA, from the coding sequence ATGAGTGAACTTGAACGCGTCGTAGTAACAGGAATGGGGACGGTGAACCCCTTGGGAACCAGCGTCGAGCAGTTCTGGAACCATATCAAGGAAGGTGTTTCGGGAATCGGGCCCATCACCAAATTCGACACGACCGACTACCCTGCCAAGATTGCCGGTGAAGTGAGGGATTTCGATCCTTCCGACCTTTTGGACCGCAAGGAAACCCGCGGTATGGCCGACTTCACCAAGTTTGCAGTACATGCAGCGGTGCAGGCGATGAACCAGGCTAAGCTTGAGGCAGGCTCATTCGATCCCTACCGCAGCGGTGTCTATCTGGGCAACGGGATCGGCGGCTTTGAGGTGGTGGAGGAGAATCTCTACAAACTCTATGAACGCGGTCCGCACGCTGTGGCCCCGCTCACCATCCCCAAGCTCATCAGCAATGAGGCTGCAGGAAACATTGCCATCCACTTCGGGATGCAAGGCCCCTGCCACACCACCGTCACGGCCTGTGCTTCCGGCACGGATGCCATCGGCGATGCCTTCAATGCAATCCGCTTCGGACAGGTCGATGTCGCCCTCAGCGGCGGTACCGAGGCTGCCATCACCAAGCTCAGCGTAGCAGGTTTCTGCCGCCTCCAGGCCCTTGCCACGCGCTACAACGATACCCCCCAGATCGCCAGCCGTCCCTTCGACAAGGAACGCGATGGATTCATCATGGGCGAGGGAGCGGGCATGCTGGTACTTGAGTCTCTCTCCCATGCCAAGAAGCGAGGGGCAACCATCCTCGGGGAGATTGCGGGCTACAGCATGACCTGTGATGCCTACCACCTCACTGCCCCGAATCCTGACGGCGAGGGAGCAGCCCGCGCCATGCAAGGAGCTCTTGCCATGGCAGGAGCCAAGCTTGAGGAAGTCGACTACATCAATGCACACGGTACCAGTACCGCAGCCAACGATTCGATGGAGACGAAGGCCATCAAGCGCGTGTTCGGCGACCATGCCTACAAACTGAAGGTCTCCTCCACCAAGTCGATGACCAGCCACCTCATCGCCGCAGCAGGTGCTGTGGAAGCGATCGTCTGCCTGCTGGCCATTCGCGACCAGTACTTCCCTTGCACGCTGAATCTGACAAATCCAGACAGCGAGTGTGATCTTGACTATGTACCCAACCAGGGCAAGGGGGGTACAATTCGCTATGCCATGAGTAATTCCCTCGGCTTTGGTGGGCATAACGGTGTGCTTGTTTTCAAAGCCTATAATCCAGCGTAA
- a CDS encoding carboxyl transferase domain-containing protein gives MPDLKQSLDTIETVVKTSYTCEGTSSWDCVLRSRQQGRPGAKTFIDLICDSFMELHGDRLYGDDPAMIGGIGMVGGRAITFIGNRKGANFKENVLCNYGMSNPEGYRKALRLAKQAEKFGRPVVCFIDTPGAYPGLGAEERGIGQAIAENLKVFSTLKTPVLCFIIGEGGSGGALGIGVGDKLYMLEHAVYSVITPEGFASILLRDPSKAKEAAEAMKMTSHHLKEFSVIHDIIPERSTEQTAQAIKETIIRDLDVLCNKPLDNLVRYRLKKIRGIGEVSGGKEWWQPLLEVFTKTQSLR, from the coding sequence ATGCCTGATCTGAAACAATCCCTCGATACCATTGAGACGGTGGTAAAAACCTCCTACACCTGTGAAGGCACTTCCAGTTGGGACTGCGTACTGCGCAGCCGCCAGCAGGGCAGGCCGGGTGCCAAGACCTTCATCGATCTGATCTGTGACTCCTTCATGGAACTCCATGGCGACCGCCTCTATGGTGATGACCCGGCAATGATCGGGGGCATCGGTATGGTGGGGGGGAGAGCCATCACCTTCATCGGCAACCGCAAGGGTGCGAACTTCAAGGAGAATGTGCTGTGCAACTATGGCATGAGCAATCCCGAGGGGTATCGCAAGGCTTTGCGTCTTGCCAAGCAGGCCGAGAAGTTCGGCCGTCCGGTTGTCTGTTTCATCGACACCCCGGGCGCCTATCCAGGCCTTGGGGCTGAGGAGCGTGGCATCGGGCAGGCGATTGCTGAGAACCTGAAAGTCTTCTCCACCCTCAAGACCCCTGTGCTTTGCTTCATCATCGGTGAAGGCGGCAGCGGAGGAGCCTTGGGCATCGGGGTGGGGGATAAGCTGTACATGCTCGAGCATGCCGTGTATTCGGTCATCACCCCCGAAGGCTTTGCCTCCATTTTGCTGCGTGATCCGAGCAAGGCGAAGGAAGCTGCCGAGGCGATGAAAATGACCAGCCACCACCTCAAGGAGTTCTCGGTCATCCACGACATCATCCCCGAACGCAGCACCGAGCAGACCGCCCAGGCGATCAAGGAGACAATCATCCGCGACCTTGATGTGCTGTGCAACAAGCCGCTGGACAACCTGGTACGCTATCGTCTGAAGAAGATACGCGGCATCGGGGAGGTCTCGGGAGGCAAGGAGTGGTGGCAACCGCTTCTGGAAGTCTTTACCAAGACACAGAGCCTTCGCTAG
- a CDS encoding acetyl-CoA carboxylase carboxyltransferase subunit beta, whose protein sequence is MPDLCPHCQKEVELDAYRICPACNHYFPLTIAQRLALTVDKDSFVEMSAEMRSRNPISLAGYEDKLKENEKKSSLNDAVTIGSCTIEGDNAIIAIMSFAFMGGSMGSVVGEKITQAMIEGALRGWPVVIFTASGGARMQEGIFSLMQMAKTASAAALLEETKTPLFLVLTNPTTGGVTASFAMLGDVILAEPGAIIGFAGPRVIEGTIREKLPEGFQRSEFQQSKGFVDALVSRDKLKQTLSFLIKTHTRKEAVHA, encoded by the coding sequence ATGCCTGATCTCTGTCCCCATTGCCAGAAAGAGGTGGAGTTGGATGCCTATCGCATCTGCCCCGCCTGCAACCACTATTTTCCCTTGACCATTGCCCAGCGCTTGGCGCTGACGGTCGACAAGGACTCCTTTGTCGAGATGTCTGCAGAGATGCGGTCGCGAAACCCCATTTCGCTTGCCGGCTATGAGGATAAGCTCAAGGAGAACGAGAAGAAGTCCTCCCTCAACGACGCAGTGACCATCGGAAGCTGTACGATCGAGGGTGACAACGCCATCATCGCCATCATGTCCTTTGCCTTCATGGGCGGAAGCATGGGCTCGGTGGTAGGGGAGAAGATCACCCAGGCGATGATCGAGGGTGCCCTGCGCGGATGGCCGGTGGTCATCTTCACCGCAAGCGGTGGAGCCAGGATGCAGGAGGGGATTTTCTCTCTCATGCAGATGGCCAAGACCGCCAGTGCCGCCGCACTGCTTGAGGAAACGAAGACCCCGCTCTTCTTGGTGCTGACCAATCCCACCACCGGTGGGGTGACTGCCTCCTTTGCCATGCTTGGGGATGTCATCCTTGCCGAGCCCGGAGCGATCATCGGATTTGCCGGACCCCGTGTCATCGAGGGCACCATCCGCGAGAAGCTGCCTGAAGGCTTCCAGCGCTCCGAGTTCCAGCAGTCCAAGGGTTTTGTCGACGCCTTGGTCAGTCGGGACAAGCTGAAGCAGACCCTCTCCTTTTTGATCAAGACCCATACCAGAAAGGAGGCCGTCCATGCCTGA
- a CDS encoding HAD family hydrolase yields the protein MHAQPTIALMYDFDKTLTTKDMQEYTFIPKLGLSSEEFWEKANEQARKEGMDHILSYLKLMLDEAKRCNQPIQRSDLVELGRDLEFYPGVEGWFSAINAVGEELGLSIEHYIISSGLKEIIEGSAIGSAFRRIYACEYLYDAEGRAVWPKLSVNYTAKTQFLFRINKGVLDVFEDQALNAYTAEPERSVPFRNMIYIGDGLTDVPCMKLVKQNGGKSIAVYMQGKEEAAHRLMAEDRINFYTPADYTQAGALFGLIRTILEEMKARNRLETLSIEMKYKASKSE from the coding sequence ATGCATGCACAACCCACCATTGCCCTGATGTATGATTTTGACAAGACGCTCACTACCAAGGATATGCAGGAGTATACCTTCATCCCCAAGCTTGGACTGAGCAGCGAGGAGTTCTGGGAGAAGGCAAACGAGCAAGCCCGGAAAGAAGGGATGGACCACATCCTCTCCTACCTCAAGCTCATGCTTGATGAGGCAAAACGATGCAACCAACCGATCCAGCGTAGTGATTTGGTTGAGCTCGGTCGGGACCTGGAGTTCTATCCCGGGGTGGAGGGGTGGTTCTCTGCCATCAATGCCGTGGGAGAAGAGCTGGGCCTCTCCATCGAGCACTACATCATCTCCTCGGGACTCAAGGAGATCATCGAAGGTTCGGCCATCGGGTCGGCCTTCAGGCGCATCTATGCCTGTGAGTATCTCTATGATGCTGAGGGTAGAGCTGTCTGGCCCAAGCTGTCGGTCAACTATACGGCCAAGACCCAGTTCCTCTTTCGCATCAACAAGGGTGTGCTTGATGTGTTTGAGGATCAGGCGCTCAATGCATATACGGCAGAGCCTGAGCGCAGCGTACCGTTTCGCAATATGATCTATATCGGAGACGGCCTTACCGATGTGCCTTGCATGAAGCTGGTCAAGCAGAACGGAGGCAAGAGCATCGCTGTATATATGCAGGGCAAAGAGGAGGCCGCCCATCGATTGATGGCCGAAGACCGCATCAACTTCTATACACCAGCCGATTATACCCAAGCAGGAGCGCTCTTTGGCTTGATCAGGACCATTCTTGAAGAGATGAAGGCCCGCAATCGTTTGGAAACTTTAAGCATAGAAATGAAATACAAAGCCAGCAAAAGTGAGTAG
- a CDS encoding YcxB family protein translates to MNIAVKLSEHHFRQFLIFNILKRLKLYKSPAIFASILTFSALISFLMHKVEGAVLLGIVLLVVGLGVPVVYFSTFFSSVKRQVAMQKLNPPRLVYTLEFSQESPLLHISNDKEKADYRWQDVHHAYIEKESIYLFLTKDKAFLLPFDVLQDKQATIKLIEAKLGRERCSNHS, encoded by the coding sequence ATGAACATAGCAGTAAAACTCAGTGAACACCACTTCAGACAATTTCTCATCTTCAACATACTCAAGCGTCTCAAACTGTATAAAAGTCCCGCCATATTTGCATCCATTCTCACCTTCTCGGCCCTCATCAGTTTTCTGATGCACAAGGTCGAGGGTGCAGTCTTGCTGGGAATCGTGCTGCTTGTGGTGGGACTGGGAGTGCCGGTCGTATATTTTTCGACTTTTTTCAGTTCAGTCAAGAGACAGGTGGCAATGCAGAAACTCAACCCTCCACGGTTGGTTTACACCCTCGAGTTTTCACAGGAGTCTCCGTTGCTGCATATTTCCAACGATAAGGAAAAGGCAGACTACCGATGGCAGGATGTCCACCATGCGTATATCGAGAAGGAGAGCATCTATTTGTTCCTTACCAAGGACAAGGCGTTCCTGCTTCCGTTTGATGTACTACAAGACAAGCAAGCAACGATCAAGCTGATCGAAGCAAAGCTCGGCAGAGAGCGCTGCAGTAACCATTCATAA